A section of the Bacillota bacterium genome encodes:
- a CDS encoding helix-turn-helix transcriptional regulator, with amino-acid sequence MDKRQLFAKRLRELRKSKGLTQKELGRRLNVTEAAVGMWEQ; translated from the coding sequence ATGGATAAGAGACAGCTTTTTGCAAAGAGACTGCGAGAACTACGTAAATCAAAAGGGCTTACCCAAAAAGAACTAGGTCGGCGCTTGAATGTTACTGAGGCCGCGGTCGGCATGTGGGAGCAGG